In the genome of Cryptomeria japonica chromosome 8, Sugi_1.0, whole genome shotgun sequence, one region contains:
- the LOC131067044 gene encoding probable serine/threonine-protein kinase At1g01540 — translation MLLKQMTAIRAVEAFWISIISLFSFSSVVVVAIVLSAVIFILYKINYKTEARQEGITSPLPSSAVNVKRTADAQQQQLHSEESSDLGMVPIRAITTPNPIQTIGIAERGIIVEMDAGLSSNQALVPTLIYTNLALNQIAYIKSFCHESHQIGEGSFARVYRGGIQGNDLAIKEIEHRSPDTKTWVQNEVELLHGKDHININKLYAWCIEANISYLAYIYIDGCSLDDYLRGNCIGFSYSRKQSFRMIVGIAKGIQFLHLNKIIHVDIKPQNIMVDANENEAKLVDFGFSRHVDWEGTHRSTDKIIGTKGYWAPEYCWNNKLSYKHDVYSFGIVVLEVITGQRHVDQARGSSQFHIPGYVRHMIENNRFEQAVDAKLKQDGWDIFALEEALSVANIALRCAHPDKVERPDMNLVLTELSSMMSSAQSSPQFGIEQKEEEISIATSM, via the coding sequence ATGTTACTGAAGCAAATGACTGCCATACGAGCTGTAGAAGCATTTTGGATTAGCATTATTTCATTATTTTCATTTTCCTCTGTTGTAGTTGTTGCGATTGTGCTATCGGCTGTAATCTTCATCCTGTACAAGATCAACTACAAAACCGAGGCAAGACAAGAGGGGATAACTTCCCCTTTACCTTCATCAGCTGTAAATGTAAAGAGGACAGCCGATGCTCAACAACAGCAGCTTCATTCGGAAGAATCCTCCGACCTGGGAATGGTGCCTATTAGAGCAATAACCACTCCTAACCCAATTCAAACAATTGGGATTGCAGAGAGAGGGATTATTGTAGAGATGGATGCAGGTCTCTCCTCCAACCAGGCACTGGTGCCTACACTAATTTATACAAACCTCGCACTAAATCAGATAGCTTATATCAAAAGCTTTTGCCATGAGTCTCACCAAATTGGGGAAGGAAGCTTTGCACGAGTTTATAGGGGCGGCATCCAAGGTAACGATTTGGCTATAAAGGAAATAGAACACAGATCTCCTGACACCAAAACATGGGTACAGAATGAAGTTGAACTTCTGCATGGAAAGGACCACATTAACATAAACAAGCTGTATGCTTGGTGTATTGAAGCAAATATATCTTACTTggcctatatatatatagatggatGTTCTCTAGATGACTATTTGAGAGGAAATTGTATAGGGTTTTCCTACAGCCGGAAGCAGAGCTTCAGAATGATCGTGGGTATAGCAAAGGGAATTCAATTCTTACACTTGAATAAAATCATTCATGTTGATATCAAACCTCAGAATATTATGGTGGATGCTAATGAGAATGAGGCAAAGCTTGTTGATTTCGGGTTTTCTAGGCATGTAGATTGGGAGGGCACGCATCGGTCAACTGATAAAATAATAGGTACAAAAGGCTACTGGGCTCCAGAGTATTGCTGGAATAACAAGCTCTCTTATAAGCATGATGTTTATAGCTTTGGAATTGTTGTGTTAGAGGTGATAACAGGGCAGAGGCATGTTGATCAAGCACGAGGTTCCAGTCAATTTCATATTCCAGGATATGTAAGGCACATGATCGAGAACAATCGTTTTGAACAAGCTGTAGATGCTAAACTTAAACAGGATGGGTGGGACATCTTTGCTTTAGAAGAAGCATTGTCTGTTGCAAACATTGCTCTCAGATGTGCTCACCCGGATAAGGTCGAGCGACCTGACATGAATCTTGTGCTCACAGAACTCAGTTCGATGATGAGCAGCGCCCAGAGCTCACCTCAATTTGGTATTGAACAGAAAGAAGAAGAGATTTCAATTGCAACATCCATGTGA